The DNA segment AGCAGCAAAAATCAATGTTGAGGGTCAGTTAAAACTCTTAGGTGAATGGAGGACTTTATAAAGGAAGAATCAGGCTGACGATACCTGAACTTAACATCACAAAAAGTGAAGCAATCAGACAATCTGTGTTCATGTACAACAGGAAACATTCAAGCCTCCTATGAAGTATTCTTGCCAAGAAAGTGAACACATCCTGGTGAAGACTCTACATCATAGCTGCAgacaacagaactttctgcaatgatggaaatgtttttgtGTGCTACCTAATACTATATCCAATACTAGAGCCATTAGTCAATAGCCACATGGGTATTGAGCACTTAACTAATGAGACCTGAGGacctgacttttaaattttagttaatgttaattatttgaaatttaagtAGCCACATGTAGTTAGTGGCAACTACATTTGACAGAGCAGCTGCAGATCTACTAATTTACAGAAAAAACAGGGAGTAAAGGAATAGGAATAGGGGTAAATGGTAACACATCTCAGTGTATAATGTGTAGACCTTGTTTGGATCCTTAATTAAGCAAACCAAAGGTAAGAGATAATTGGGGAAATCTGAACTGGATAATTCATGATATtaggaattatttaaaattttgatatgtatCATAATGATATGTTTAAGCTttacaaaattatctctcaaagaTTCATACTGAAGTATAGATAgatgaaaatatacatatgtggGATTTACTTTAAAAGAATCCAGCAGAGGTGGAGAGCAAAAGGTGGTAAGagggtatatataaaataagattagCTGTAGCAACGTACTaactgttgaagctgggtgatgggtatgtgggTGTTCATCATAATAGTCTTTCTATTTTTgtgcatgtttgaaaatttccattacAGAATGTGTTAACACatgaagagataaataaaacctggaattttaaaaatagtgtataTTTCATCctgtggaatattatgcaactcTTAAAAAGAATGCAATGGGCCTCTATACATTAGATATCACAGAACGATAAGGATATGTACAAAGATACTATAGCAGTCTGCTTGGGTTGCCATAACAACatatcacaaactgggtggcttaaacaacagaaatttctcagttttggaggctgggaaatctaaGATGAAAGTGCCAGCCAATTCAACTCCTAGTGAGAGCTTttttctggcttgcagatggctgccttcatCCCATGTCCTtacaaagaggagagagagaaagctttgGTGTCCCTTGCTTTTCTTATAAGGGTACCAatcctatcagattagggcccatccttaagacctcatttaacctttatcaCCTTTTCACAAGTTCTATCTCCAAACAATCACATTGAGGTTTAGGTTTTGGAGGAACACATATGAATTGGGggggaacacaaatattcagtccaaaACACTTACTAAAGCATTATGTCTTACAGTAAAGTTATGAAgaagatttttgcatttatctATGGAGAAATGAATAGTTAAATTATAACATATCCATATTATGTACTCGTTTGGACAAATGTCCAAGatatatttttgaatataaaaaGCAAGTTGAACAATATATGAatcacatacattaaaaaaaaataccaaaaaaatccCAACTCTATGATCTGCCCccattccacatatatgtatgtatagccTGGAAGGATAATCACACAACTAGGGAATAGGAATGGGGATATGGAAAGAGGGgcattttactttttcacttgTATAGGcctaaatattattaatttattttaaaggtaatgCATATTCATTACATTTGTGtatctgaaaaatgcaaaaagtcttttttttttcttttaaccacttAATTCCATGAGATCATATATGGACTAGGTACATAAAATACTAAAACAGCAAATGTATTTACATAACATGAGCTATGGCTTCCAATGGTACAGGCTCTGTACAGAGCTGCATTGTCCAGAAATTACAGAGTAGTTACAACTTTTATTTGCATGAGCTCAAAGAACATTAACCCTTTCTCCACTATCCTATAGCTTCTCTCTTGAACTTTTGCCATTCTAAATCCCTAAATCCTCCTTAGCCACAgtcctctccttccttttatCAGCCTTTCTCAGTTCCATCACACAGATATCCCTCCAAggctcagttttcttctctagtAATTGGGCACACTCTCCATTTTGAAAGATCCAAGAATCAGGCTGGTGAAGACTCTTcagatgggggcagggagaaggtggGGAACAGCTAagaccataaactgttctcattgATTTCtccaaatttagaattttaattctATTAAGCAATAATTGGTTCATGTGAACCACAGTTTATCTTCCCAAATAGACTGTTTTTGGAGAAAAGTGGGTAGGGCATCGCTGCCACTATTTTTGTTCTTTACAGTACTTCTTAACTTTGACTTGTTGATGTAAAAAAGATAACTAGGGAGCTCCTCAGCACGAGTTCCCAGAAGCTGCAGTtggcggcggggcggggagggaggggtctTCAGTTAAAGTGTAGCTTGTTTAAGATGCTCATTTCCGGGCTCACTCCCAGAGTCTTAAGTAAGGTTTATGCATTTCTTACAAGTTATATGCGTTCTTTACAGGTCAGAACATCCTTAGGAATGTTACAGATTAAGGACTGCAGTGCCTCAGACACTGGACCCTCACATAAATCTCCGAGCCCTTTTACATGCATGTTAGTAAGATTTAGACTTGGAGCTAGAGAACCCTGCCTAAAATCACTTCATCTGTTTGGGCACCTTACTTTCTCTCACACCGTTTCCTTGTCTGCAAAGTGGGAATAGTCACATCTGCCTCACAGGACGTTATGTGGCGACAGAGTGTGGATACACAGCTCTTTTAAAACCTGGGAGAAATCACCCAGGTTTGGTTCATGCCCTGCTTATATGGAAGAGGCCCATTCAGTCCCGTTTTGGCCCCAAAATGACATAATGAAGGATTTCAACTTCGGAGATGTTTCTTCAGAAAGGACAGAGCTATAAAAACACAGCTGAATAAGTCTGGCCAGCAGCTACATCTTTTCTCCTCAACAAACGGAAATCCCTAGTCCACTCTGGCTCCTCAAGCTTTAACTTTGGGAAAATAATGAACTCTGCGCCCAGGCCTTCAGGCAAGTCAGAAAACCTGAAGTGGTTATGCTTGTTTCGAGGTCCGCGAGGCAGAGGATGGAGAAAGGTGAACAGAGCTGCTCTCTGGCTCACTTAACAATCGGCTCGCCCTCCACAGCTAAAAAGCTAAGAGTTACCGTCGCCATTTTGCAGGGTGGGCTGAGCAGGCTCCTGGCGCGAGGCCCGGACGCCAAAGCGGGAGAAGACGTGGACGGCTTGGAAGGGGGAGGAACGCGCGCTACCCTGGGGCAGCACGCGTGcgcacggcggcggcggcgggtggGTGGGGCTAAGGTACGAGTGCGCGTGCTCGGTGGGAGCCCATGAAGtacctggaggaggtggggggcgaAGTAGAAAGGAGTGAGGTTGAAGAGCGCTTGCGCGGGAGGGCGACCgtgaggggaggggggctccCGAGCACGCGCGCGGAGACGGGACTTGATGAGTTCTCGCGAGATCTCCACGGTGCTATATATGTGCGCAGGGAGCCCGCGTCCTTTCCCTGGTGCGATTCCGTCCTGCGCGGCTGTTCTCCGGAACAGTGGTGGTTTATCTCCGTCCGTCTTCTCTCCCACCTAAGTGCGTGCCACCAACTCATGGAAGATTCGATGGACATGGACATGAGCCCCCTGAGGCCTCAGAACTACCTTTTCGGTAACTGCTAGGGGGTGGAGGAGGCCGAGCAGGGCCTGTTGGTtttgaggtggtggtgggggggtccCACCGAGGCTTGGGCTGGTGGAGAAAGCTAAGCAGACAGGTGGCTCGAGGGAGTGGGAAGCGAGCTGCCAGCGTCTTGAAATCTAAGGATGGGGAGCcggcggggaggaggggcggcTTGAAGCCTGGGGCGTGAGCGGTCGGAGGCCCAGGGCCTGAGGTAACGTGGAACCGGCGGACTGAGGGTTCGGCGTTGCCTGAGGCACACGGTAGAACTCCAGGCACAATTATTTTCTGAGGTGTGAGTCGGTAGGCTTCTGATGCCGGGTTCCGCGTTGGTGGTCCATGAGGTTGTGTGGGTTCGAGATATGAAGCTTGGCCCTCCTTTCTGGAGGAGAGTATGGATAGCGCCTGGCGTTGTCCTGCGGCCCTCAGGCCTCAGGGTCGGGCGCTCTCGGGCCGAGACTCGGCTTCAGTGCCTCGGCGGGTtacggggggaggggaggcgcgGCCCGGCGTGAGGAGGCCGCAACCGCTGGGAGCACGTGGTTGCCACGtggttgggggaaggagggggtgtGGGCGCTACATCCGGGGCTCACTGGTGTCTTGTCACCCCCGagcctgggggtcctggggctTAATTGAGGCTGTTGGGCGGGAAATGTTAGGAGAGTTGGTAGGCAGCGCCAGGATGCTGGAGGTCTTTGTTCAGTGCTAACCATCTCTGCCGGTAGTTCTCgtttagagtctttttttttttaatcgtcgCGCCCACTTTGCAGATGACGATACTGATGCTCAGGGGAAAGTGACTTAACGAAGGTTGCACTTGTAGGGAGAAATTAGACCTAACCCCATCACCCTTGGCTCCACAATAAATGATTTTGTCGGGGAGGAAGACTTGCGGAGGCAGCTTTCTGTTAAAGGTGTCGTTGTATATAGAGAGAGGTTTTGGGGTTTCCCCCTCAGGCACCATGCTAAGAGGCCTGCGTTGGTTTTTCAGTCTCACTATACTTAATTTTTGAAGCCATTTCTTTGTGCCAGATAAGCTTTGAATTAAGTGCAAGCCCTGCAcccaattttttctttatataccaTACTGAGATTAGTTAATTGAGCAATAACATTTGAGCATCTATTCTAGTAACTATCAGATGGCAATTAAGTGGGATTATTTAAGTTAAGTTTAATTCTGATAGTATTTAAAACAATTTGCCTGTTGTGAATGGTAGTAACATGCAGTATACACTAGGCTTTTCTTATTATTAGTTTTGAAAAGTTGGAGTTTCTGATGAATTTATATGATAATTTCTGTTAACTCTTTGTATTGGGAATATTCCTAGGCTATCTCTGTTCCTGCCTTAAAACAATTTCCGAACAGAATTTAATATATATCATTTCTTTTACTTCAAAGATGGAATGTTGACCTCTGTaacgtgtttttgttttttgacgtTTGTAGTTTTTCTGTTGTAGATATAAGCTGTTGATGTAGATGTTTACTTTTAGTGGGAGTTTTGGTAGGTAATACTGGGATTCTATCAACATTGTAGTTTAGGTTTGGTTTCAGTTCGTTTTACTAAGTATTTGAGCCTGTTTTTACCTGAGAATAGTAGTGTAGTTGAGGATAAAATAGTACATTGGGAAAGTGGAATTTATAAAGCTCTGTATGGATGTTATTTGGTGTTTATGAACTTCTGTGTTTAAGAAATCCAGAGAGGTACTTTTGCCTTGCCTTTTGGTAGAATAGTAAAAACTAGTTCAGAAGTTAACTTTTTGGTTACCAGCACTGAAGTTTTgtgttattttctctttattatagttggtttttttcttcatttacagGTTGTGAACTAAAGGCCGACAAAGATTATCACTTTAAGGTGGATAATGATGAAAATGAGCACCAATTATCTTTAAGAACGGtacttaaaacttttcaaaataaactatATCTCTTGTTTTGAACCTCTTAGTTCCTATTTGTATGGcctagtatttattttataataatatttttataacttaataTTGTATATACCTAATTTTCTTTATGTGATACAAAGCTTGGCATCTTTACCACTCATTTGGTAATTTTAATGAAAGTCCAGTCACACTATGTTCAGCTTTTTTTATGTACTTTCCTTCAGTTATAAAGCCTTTGAGGGTAGTgataaataaaaatctacttGTTCCCCACAGACACTAGGCTTTATCCTACTACTCAACCTTTAGGTGGCCAATAAATGTTAGGTAATTTATACTATGAACAGGTGatgacataaatatttatgtcatcaaatgtatttttattcagatttcctgaaTATGAGGAATTGTCGCAGTCACATAAAACTTGAAGACAACATTGTGCTCAAATCAGTTTTTTATCGGTAATAATGAAAGGTTTATAGCtgtcctgctttttaaaaaacaactaatTGGGGGGCATTGTAAAATAGTGGAAGCTCAAGTTGAATTACTGTTTTTCTATTCACAGGTCAGTTTAGGGGCTGGTGCAAAGGATGAATTGCACATTGTTGAAGCAGAGGCAATGAATTACGAAGGCAGTCCAATTAAAGTAACACTGGCGACTTTGAAAATGTCTGTACAGCCAACAGTAAGGACACTTTCATACTTTGGATTTTATGTCAAAGTCTAATTTTGTTAATTGTTAATTAAGGTGGGTGTCATTTAGATTAcaccaaggaaataaaatttggtttggtttttctagTAGTCACTTGTTGCATCTTCTGTCACTATGGGTTGACTGATCAACTCCTGAACATGGTGGTAGCTGCTTGTTTATCAGAGGTGGAAAAACAAGTTCACTAGGTTATTTGGCTGATGAGTTTTCTTGttcagagacattttaaaattatgaacagGTTTTTTACCAAActtaaccttttattttcttcacaatatttagtgatttaaaaatttttttctttttttttttttttttcaggtttctctTGGGGGCTTTGAAATAACACCACCTGTGGTCTTACGGTTGAAGTGTGGTTCAGGGCCTGTGCATATTAGTGGACAGCACTTAGTAGGTATGTTACTTTTATGTGTTATGCTGTTTATTCTTCATGCAGTTGCTCTGTTCCCAATTTGTACTTTATAAAATATGCTTAGTTCTAGTACAACTGTCTGTAATAGATTAAAATGGGCATCTAGTAAATTATAACTAAAAAAGCTGGGTGTTTTGCATGTAAAACCTAGTATTAGCTCCCAAAATTCTTctcaaaaatttttgttttctattttctgattCTAATAGAATCTCAGTTTTTAAGTGCTCATCACTGTATGTTAACAATGCCCTTTTCTTCTGAGTTCTTGCTATTGGTTGAGTTTTAGTTTTGGCTgataaaggattttattttagcTGTGGAGGAAGATGCAGAGTCAGAAGATGAAGAAGAGGAGGATGTGAAACTCCTAAGTATATCTGGAAAGCGTTCTGCCCCTGGAAGTGGTAGCAAGGTTCCACAGGTATAGATGTAATTTAATACCCATAACTTACTCTTGGCTTTAGTTTGGTAGTTTGGATTAGCACTTGCTTATCaatgtgtgttcatttttttttaataagaaaaaagtaaaacttgctgctgatgaagatgaagatgatgatgacgatgacgatgatgatgacgAGTAAGTAATGTGCCCTTAGAAACCTGACATAGTTGTATGGGGCGGAGTTGCATGAAAATTATTTACCAAAATTATCTTGTGgaattaagtaatttttattaaatgttaggTGAATGGTCAATGGTTGTGAGTTTTTGTTAAATGAGCTGAGTTAAAGGATGGAGTATGCAGCATTTCCCAAAACGTTTTGACTAGGTGCTTTATTTTTGAGGGAGATTTAGTAGAAAAATTACTAAATGTGCTAACAAGTTAACAAGTCTGGTGTATCTTACGCTCACAAGTCTGGTGTATCTTATGCTGAAGAGTTTGTAATAAAATGGATTGAGCAGAAAGAATCTGAATAGCTCCAGCTGTATTTTATAAGTTTTCCCTTGATTTTCTTTCCCCCCACAAAAGATTTTGGTCTGTGGTTATATGGTCCTTAGAAGAAAAGTTTCTAAAAGAGAATAGGATTTTCTTGGAGAATTTTAAATTTGGTTGTAAACAAGTTTTGATGTGTTTTTTGAACTAGGTCAGGCTATGGTGAAGTCACAGACACTGCAATAAAATGCTGTTTGTGATTAGTCTTTGCTATGTGAAGCAGtatcaacttcatttttttgaTTGTGAATATCCAGTCCACATTTGTGAAAGACTTCTTTCCCTACTTTATAGTCTTCATCCTTTTGTTGAAAATAGTTACCATAAATACGGATTTATGTCTAGACTTTGCATTTCCA comes from the Camelus dromedarius isolate mCamDro1 chromosome 27, mCamDro1.pat, whole genome shotgun sequence genome and includes:
- the NPM1 gene encoding nucleophosmin isoform X2 codes for the protein MEDSMDMDMSPLRPQNYLFGCELKADKDYHFKVDNDENEHQLSLRTVSLGAGAKDELHIVEAEAMNYEGSPIKVTLATLKMSVQPTVSLGGFEITPPVVLRLKCGSGPVHISGQHLVAVEEDAESEDEEEEDVKLLSISGKRSAPGSGSKVPQKKVKLAADEDEDDDDDDDDDDDDDDDDFDDEEAEEKAPVKKSIRDTPAKNAQKSNQNGKDSKPSTPRSKGQESFKKQEKTPKTPKGPSSVEDIKAKMQASIEKAH
- the NPM1 gene encoding nucleophosmin isoform X1; protein product: MEDSMDMDMSPLRPQNYLFGCELKADKDYHFKVDNDENEHQLSLRTVSLGAGAKDELHIVEAEAMNYEGSPIKVTLATLKMSVQPTVSLGGFEITPPVVLRLKCGSGPVHISGQHLVAVEEDAESEDEEEEDVKLLSISGKRSAPGSGSKVPQKKVKLAADEDEDDDDDDDDDDDDDDDDFDDEEAEEKAPVKKSIRDTPAKNAQKSNQNGKDSKPSTPRSKGQESFKKQEKTPKTPKGPSSVEDIKAKMQASIEKGGSLPKVEAKFINYVKNCFRMTDQEAIQDLWQWRKSL